From the genome of Candidatus Bathyarchaeota archaeon:
GGCAGGGGCCTCATACAGTTCCCTAGACTTCAAACCCAATATTCCATCTTCTATTATATCTATCCTCCCAACCCCATTCTCTCCTCCTACCCTATTCAACTCCAAGATGATCTGTACAGGGTCTCTTATACCGTCGAGCTCCGTCGGAACCCCATTCTCATATGTTAGAACCATCTCAGTGGGTTTGTCAGGGGCTTTCTCAGGTGGAACAGCCCATAAATAGTCTTCAGGATATTGCGTGTGCAGGTCCTCAACCTGACCGCTTCCTATTGAGTGGGACCACATGTTTATGTCTCCTCCAAGCTTTCCCCTCCTCCTCTGCGGCTCCACACCATGCTGACGCAGTATCTCCTCCTCTTTGGGTCTCGAAAGATCCAGCTCCCTCACAGGGGCTACGATTGTCTTCTCAGGCACATAGTATCTGAACGTGTTCTCCATTCTGAATTGGTCGTTCCCCTTACCTGTGCATCCGTGGGCGACGGCGTCTGCATTCACTCTCCTAGCAACTTCAGCAACCTTAGAAGCTATCAGAACCCTGGACATTGATGTTCCTATAGGATATCCTTCATAGGTTCCGTTTGCTTTTATACATTTGAAGATGTAGTCTGTTGTAAACTCCATCTTCGAATCGAAGAAGACAATATCCTTGCCTAGCTTCTCAGCCCTCTCCTTCGCTATGGAGATCTCATCTTCACCCTGGCCGACATCGACCAGTACAGGTATCACCTCTTTGAAACCATATTTCTCCTCAAGCAGGATCATTATGAGGGTTGAGTCGAGACCCCCAGAATAGGCCAAGACAACTTTCCCTTTACCTTCCAACCTCTTCTCTACCTCACCGACTTATTATGGAATTGACCATATCGAGCAGGTCTTTCCAGACTCTCTCAAGCCTCTCAACCTCATTTTTAATATCCCTCTTCGAATCATCAAGCCTCTTCAACCTATATCTGACCATTCTATTAACTTCTTCTGGATTCGGGCTTCCCAAAGTTCTGCGGGAGCTGATAGAAGTATATGGGTTGAATATTCTTTCGAGATCCTCCAAGGTCATATCCACTCTCTTACCGAGGATCCTCTGTGAAGCCTCACCTATCTCCTCCGGACTCAGGCTAACCAACAATCTCTTAGACTCAACGAGGCCTCTTACAATGTTTCCTACGAGCCTATGGGCCTCCCTAAAGGATAGGCCTCTCCCAACAAGCTCCTCAGCCAAGTCTATGGCTTGGGCGTAGCTTCCTGAGGCTACCTCAAACATTCTATCCCTGTTTACTTTCAGTGTCTTGAATATTGGGGTGAGAATTTCAAGAGACTCCTTAACAGTGTCTATGCTGGTCCATAAGATTTTCTTAGCTTCCTGCAGGTCCCTGTTGTAGCCTGTCATCAACCCTTTCACAGAGGTAAGCAAACCCAGTAACCCCCCATAGACTGTTCCTGTCTTGCCCCTGATCAACTCTAGGGTGCATGGATTCTTCTTATGGGGCATGACGCTTGATGTTGAGGAGTAGGCGTCTGCTACCTCTACATAGCCGAATTCGCTGCTCGACCATAGGATTAGGTCCTCTGATATTCTGCTCAAATCAGCCATCAGGATGGCTGAACATGCAAGGGCCTCAACGGCGAAGTCTCTGCTACTCACCCCGTCTATGGAGTTCTCAACCAGACCTTCGAAGCCGAGGAGTCTGGCCGTCATCTCCCTGTCCAATGGGAGACTTGAGCCTGCGAGGGCACATGAACCTAGAGGTGACTTGTTGATTCTTGAATAACATCCTCTGATGCGTTCAAGATCTCTGAATAAGGCGTCGACGTAAGCGAGTAGGTAATGGCTGAAGGTGGTGATCTGCGCATGTTGGGTGTGAGTGTAGCCGACCATAGGGCTATCGCAATTCTCAGCCGCCCTTTCAAGCAAGGCTTGGATGAGGTCTAAAATCTTCTCACTGATATCGTTCAGCTCCCTCCTCAAACATAATCTCTGGTCCAGGGCGACTTGATCGTTTCTTGAGCGGCCTGTATGCATCTTCCCACCAACATCCAAACCAGCCTTCTCTAAGACGTAGCCTTCAATGAACTCGTGAACATCCTCAAATTTCTGGTTGAGCTCAACCTTTCCTTGAATCCATAATGTGCGGAGCTCCTCAAGAGCAGCAAGAATCTTCTTGAGATCTTGATGTGATATTATTCCTCTCTCATAGAGCATCAGATTATGCGCCATCGTCCCCAGAATATCGTCGACCAGAATTCTATTATCCTCCTTTATTGAGGACATGAATCTGGCAGCCTGCTCAGTCGCCTCACCACTCAACCTCGACCTGTAAACACTTGAGTTCAAGAGATAATTACCTTCTGAAAAGTCTAATTGCAACCACGATTTCCACCGTTCTAATACTATTTTTGTCTTGAATATTTTCTCAGGACCTTGTTTATAGAGATATTTGAAGATGTTAGCTTTGAAGACTCTGCTAGCATTAAGTAAATCTGAGCATTATGTATGATCTGCATTGCTTAAGGTTGCCAGATTTATATTTGGTCAATCTTTGGTTTGACCTCGCGCAATCACCATTCGCTGAATCTCAGACGTACCTTCCATTATGGCTAGGGCCTTCGCCTCCCTAATCATCCTCTCTACGGGGCTCTGTCTTGAGAGTCCATATCCTCCATGGATCTGAATGGCTTTCAAGGCTGCACGCATCGCAGCTTCTGAACTGTATAGTTTCGCCATAGCCGCCTCGACGGTGAATCTATCTCCTCGATCTGCTTTTGAGGCGGCGTAGTATGTTAGGAGTCTAGCTGCCTCAGTCTCAGTCGCAATATCCGCTATCATGAACTGTACTGCCTGGAATTCCGATAGGGACCTTCCGAACTGGCTTCTCTTCTTAGAGTATTCTACTGAGGCGTCGAGTGCAGCTTGGGCCAAGCCTACACCTATGGAGGCCAAACCTACTCTACCTCTGTCTATGCATGAGAGGGCTATCTTGAGTCCTTCACCTTCACCGCCGACTAGATTCTCTCTCGGTACGCGGCAATCTTCGAATAGTATCTGACCGTTCGATATGGCCCTGAAGCCTGTCAGATCTTCAACCCCTCCTAAACTCAAGCCTCCAGTATCCTTCTCGATTATGAATACGCTAAGACCCTTCGCTCCCTTACTCTTATCGGTTGAGGCCAATACCAAATAGACTTGGGCTTCCCCAGCATTCGTTATGTAACTCTTCTCACCGTTTATTATGTATTCGTCACCTGAGGCTTTCGCCTCGGTTCTTATCGAGGCTACGTCCGAGCCTCCTGTACGTTCGGTGACGGCTAGTGCCCCTAAGATCCTGCCTTCCACCATAGGTTTCAGGAAACGATTTTTCTGTTCATCGTTCCCGAAGAGGTGGATGCTGTATGCTGACATTGTGTGGGCGAGGTTTATAGTTGCAGTGTTACGGCATGCTCTAGCTAACTCCTCTAAAGCTATGCAGTAGCCAACAAGACCAAAACTTGACCCTCCATACTCTTCAGGGAAGGGTAGACCAAATAAGCCTCTATCAGCCATAGCCTTAACGTTCTCCCATGGAAATTTTCCTGTTCTGTCTATCTCCATTGACTTGGACGCTAATTCTTTGGATGCGAACTCGTAAACCCGAATCTTCAGGTCCTGTTCCTTTTTTGATAGGTAGAAGTCCACGATCCATCAACCTCTCAACTTTTAAGAAATTGGTGGAAGCGATGCTTCAGCTGTTTTCCTAAAAATATCTTCAAAATCAGTGCTACCTGTTCCTTCTGCCATGTTATGGTGCCACGTATACTGGATCGACATAGCCAATTCACATGCAATCGATCGTTTCAGTATGTCGAGCAACCCATCATTACCCAACATTTTTCACCTTCAGAACGTCATAGTTGAAAGATTCTAAGCTGATTATTTAAGGTGTTTCATCTAAAAATTTGTCTGGTTTTGGTCCCTCATAGGAAGTCGGTCTTTGCGATGGATAAGGTTTCATCAACATAATTTACATTGTACATTCTCTTTATTCTCATGAATCTTTGGAATCCCCTCTCAGTCTCCTTCTCCCAAATCTCTATTTGCCCGTCGAATATGTCTAGGAGAGCTTCTAACTCTTCTTTGGGATGCATCTTAGAGTTTATGGTTGCGATGGTTGTCAGGGACCTCGACTTCATTCTTGAAACATAGTCTAGGAGCCATTTCCTAGTTGCGGCGGGTCCATGTTGCAGAAGTATGTCTGAGAGTAAGTCTATACATGATATTCTTCCATCAGTCTCACCCATATCTTCCAGGGCCCTTGCAACCGTTATATTCAACTCCGTAAGATTTTCCAGCCCTCTCACCCTGTAAATGTTTGGTTTCTTTGCCTCCACCTCAACCTGGGGGTTACATATTACGTGGTATAGCTTCTTTGGATGTTTATTTGCAAGTTCAATGTCGAACCTCTTTGTGACATATAATGCGGAGTTGCCAGCCTCCAATCCAGCCTCTAAGAATCTATGTAGTAGAAGATCAACTTCATCGCATGAGGGTGAGGTTAAGGCCACTACATAATTGTGGCGTAGGCCACCACACAGCAGCCTGTCTAGGCCTCTGTGGCCTGTCGAGACATATCTTGGTTCAGCCTCAACCTTGACTTTGAGGCTTGGAACCGTAGCTGGGGCCTCCAACCTTTTAGCCTCAGTGACCACAACTTCTGCCTCAGGCTTAGCCACCCCTTTCTCAAACAGCCTGTACTGGCCTCGCCGCCGCCGCACAATATCGATTCCCAAGATGAGTATTACAGCTGATGTGGCAGCGGCTGCAACAGTTATGTAGGTCAAATTCAGATGGGTCGGTTTCACTTCAACCTCCAGGTCAATGGAATCTTCAACAGTGTACCCTCCATCTTCAAATGTTGCCCTCAATCTGATATGACCCTCCTTCTCAGGTTTCCATCTCAATTCGAAGGTTCCGTCAGAATCTGTCTCCACTTTTGATATTGTCGTCCAAGCCGAACCTTCAAGTGAATATTCGATCTTCACAGTCTTCTCTTTGAGGGGTGATCCATCTATCTTCAAGTCGCCGAATATTGAGAGATCTGTCCCAACCTGGACCTTGCGTGGCTCCACACTCAACTTCAATGTGACCTTGCCTTTTGGTTGGGCGGGAGTCACAGTTGGACTTGTGTAGACTATTTCGAGTCTTGGGGAGTTGAACCTTCCAGGCTGGTCGCTCGAGTAGAAGACTGCGCTTGCAGCATGCTCAAACCCTTCAGAGTAATCTGGCTTCAGGACCAAAGTCAACTTTCTGTCTCGGAGGGCTTCTTCAACCTCCGAACTCACATTGAATACATACCATGCTATGTTTGATAATTGTTTGGTGTCAGCTGCTCTCCGACTTACTGAAGCTACTCTAGCTTGTGTCCAGTAAAGCTCCTTCTCACTCCAAGCTGTATCCATGCTTCTATAGGCTCCTACCCTGAGGGTTCCATGAACATCGAAAGCGTAGACATGTAACTCAGCAGACTCAATTTTACTATCTACTGGAATGCTTGAGAGATCGAATAGTAGAAAGCTCCACCTCTGTCTACTATGTGGTTTGAAATAGTAATACTCAACATAGAGGTTTGAGCCTGAGAAATCCACTGAGGGCTGCATTGAATCTATATAGCCGTCTTGGGTGGGCTTCAGAATAGCTGCATGAGACTCTGAGCTAACAAAGGATGAGGCGAGTGTCAAGATAAAGATCAACGTTACCTGCGGAGCCTTAAGATATGCTGTTGACTCCATCTCGACACGCACTCCATGTTTTTGTTGTATCTTTCATTCTTGAATGTTCGATCTTGATGCATCTATCCATGATGACGACCATTCCAGCCTCCTCAGCCATTCTAGCGGCCTCCTCATTGACGATGCCAAGCTGCATCCAGATAACGTCAGGCCTCCCAAACATCTTCCTCAACCTGATCGCCTGCTCCACTATTTGTGTGGTTTCCTCGGCTGGCCTGAATATGTCGACTATATCTATCCTCCCCGCCACTTCCTCAGGCATATCTAGAAGGGTCTTGTAACATCTCTTTCCAAGAAGCTCGTCGATGAAAGGGTTTATTGGAATAACTTCATAGCCTCGAGACATCAAATACTCAGCTACGATACGGCTATCCTTCAACGGATCTCTTGAAACCCCTACAACAGCCACTGTCCTATATCTTGAAAGAATATTCTTGATGTCTCCCCTTATGCTCTGAGCCATTCTGAACATCCTGCCGAATAAAAGTTTGGTAGATTGTTTATCGATTGAAGATTTGGTTCGGCTGGTAGTTAAATATAACTGGCTAAAGCCCCGGCACCGTCAAGATATGTATTTGACAGCTAAAGAGTGTTTGAACCATAATTTATGGCATTTAAAACAATGTACTCTCTAATGTGGGGGTACTCTGAATTTGATATATGCCGGTTACGAAATGATTATTTGTCTGCTCAACATAGACTAGATAGATACTATTCATAATGTATTTATCTTTAGGCCTTTAAATCTCAGGTTATGTATAGTGCAACTGTCCTCCAGCATTACCGTAACCCCAGGAATGTAGGGAAGATAGATGACGCCGACGGCATCGGGGTTTACATGAGTGACTTCTGTGGAGATATAACCAAGTTTTGGATAAAGGTTTCAGAAGGTAGGATACTGGATGTGAAGTATAGGACTCAAGGATGCGCAGCCTCAATAGCTTGCGGGAGCATTTTGACTGAACTTGTCAAAGGCAAGACTGTGGATGAGGCTCTGAGGATTACGAAGGATGACATAATCTCAGCTCTGGGTGGTCTGCCTGAGGCAAAGGTTCACTGCTCAGTCCTAGCAGATGACGCCTTGAAGGACGCTATTAGAGACTATCTATCAAGAAATAAAATGCATGTTCCTGAGGAGCTTATTGAGAAGCATGAGAGGATCAAGCCTCTAATAGAGAAGATGGAGCAGATGGGTTACGTTCTGATTTAACTATTAAAAGAATAATGATGGTGACCCAAGGTCAATAAATAGATTATGTTGCAATTAGAAACGATGAAAATGGTACTTAACCTATGCCTCTATATCCAAGGTTATACCTAAATTTGGAAATCATTTAATCTCCCATATAGATTTGAATGTTAACCTCACACATTCTGTTTGATGGCGATCGGTATGGTCTCAGCGAGTTCAGAGCATTTCGACCTTGAACAGGTAGATATTGCAGCTACCATCGCAAGTCTGATGGATATTCCATATCAAACTGAAGGGAGGCCTATCGGTGAGATTTTAACGTATGGCTGGGGATGTGGAAAGATCCTACTGCTTATCATAGACTCTCTGGGATACACAGAATATCTTGGGTCTAGAAGGTTTTTCAGTAATATGTGGAAGATGAGTTGCAATGGAAGGCTATATAGATGTAAGGTGAGTGCCGAAGGGACGACACCCTGCATAGCGTCTATTCTGTGCGGTAGGAAGCCTGAGAGACACGGTATCTATAGGACAGGAGATGTTTGCAGGAGGCGTGGTTTAAAGTCGATAGTGGAGGAGGCGTCTAGGAGAGGAATCAAGTCTGCTGTCGTCATGGAGGAGAAGGGTGCCCTAACCTTTGTAGGCCGAATCGACATAGTCAAACCAATACCTGACAGGAAGAATATTGTAGAGTTCGACGAGGAGGTTAAGTCGGCCACGGCAGAAGCTTTGAGGGAGGGCAGCTTTCTAACTGTTGCGCATCTTAGGGTTCTGGATAAGCAAGGGTATACACCATACTCCATAAGAATCGTCGACATAAATGTCTCAGAGATCTCTAGAGCATGTGGTCAAGAAAGTCTGATGATGCTTTGCGGTGACCATCCGCCGCACGGTTCAAAGGAACCCTCAGTACCTTTGATAGTGTTCAGATTATGATTATGTATATTCAGGTTGATTTCGATGAAGATGATAGTCTGTGTTGATTTAGGCGGGACAAACCTCAGGGTGGCGTTGGGAATCAGTGAAGGCAGAATATTTAACCGTCGGATGGAGAAAGTTGATAAGTCATCAGGTCCCAGAGGAATAATCCGCCAAATACTGCGCATGATACATTCGCTTGAGAAGAACCCAGAAAGAATAGCAAGCATCAACGTGGCAACTGCAGGCCCACTCAACCTGAAAGATGGCTCAATAGTAAACTCACCCCACTTCAAATTCAAACATATCCCCATAGTTAAGCCTCTGAAGGATACTCTTGGGGTACCGGTCTATTTTGCCAACGACTGTGTCGCAGGCGTCATTGGAGAGAAAGAGTTTGGTGCCGGCAGGAGATACTCGAACATAGTCTATGTGACTTTGAGTTCTGGAATAGGCGCCGGAGTATTTGTAGACAATCATCTATTGATAGGTAAAAATGGTAACGCCCACGAGGTCGGCCATATGACGATAGACCATTCTGGAAAGTTGACCTGTGGATGCGGAGGAAAGGGCCACTGGGAAGCCTACTGTGGAGGAGACGCCGCGGCGAACTTCATTAAACTACAATTAGAATCGAAGCCGCGTAAAGATGTTGAAGCGAGCCAATTATATAGGATTTCAGGAGGCAACCTGAATCTGCTTTCATCAATAGACCTCTTTGAGTCAGCCAAGAAGGGTGATCGCTTAGCATTGGAGATCGTTAGAAGTATGGGCAGACTTAACGCAATAGGCTTCGCGAACATAGTCAACGCTTACGATCCTGAACTGATCACCGTCGGAGGTGCAATAGCGGTATCCAATCCGACTCTAGTACTTGGACCGGTAAAACGTTTCATCCGCCAATATAGCATTAATAGGGTTCCGAGAATCGTGTTGACGAGACTTGTAGAGGATTCGGTGCTATACGGATCTTTAAGACTCTCATACTACTTGGATCAATGAAGATTCATAAAATTCGTAATCTTGTTTTCAGCCTTAAGTTGAATGGAATTTCAGTTCAGATGTCATCTAATGTTTCAGCATAGAGGCAATAAAACGTTTCGACGTTGATAATGCCATGGGTGAAGCTAGGAGTATAGCGACGGAGCCTAGTAGAAACCATCCATGATAGAAGGACCCAGTTAAGTCTAGGACAAGTCCAAATATGAATGGGCCCAAGACTCCCCCTAAAGACATCATTGAGCTCAGTAGGCCGGACGCTGTCCCAAGAATATTCATTGGTAGCCACTCCGACAAGATAGATGGAATGATCCACCACATCGTCGATGATAATAAGACGAAAGCAAACATGAGTATGGTCTGATACATCTCTATAGGCTTCATAATAGAGATTAATATGCATCCTGAACCGGCTGCAAAAATCGGTATGAGAACCATCGGGCTTCTCCTCTTTATTACCCTGTCTGCGATGTAGCCGCTCAGCGGTGTTCCGAAACTTCCAAGAAGGAGCATGAGTGAAGATACTGCGCCTGCATGGGCCTCAGTCAAATTAACAATTTTGACGAGATACGTTGGAACCCACGTTAACGTTCCTATGAAGATGATGCCTCCGCCTAAACCAGCCAGACATAGTAACCATACACGTAGACTCTTCAAGACTGCACCGTAATCAAGTCTAGACTCCTTACCTAAGTCAGGCTCAGAGGCCCCTTCAGGCCTCTCCTTCAGAAAAAGCAGTGTAAGGATTGCGGCTGCTAGGCTTGGTAT
Proteins encoded in this window:
- a CDS encoding MFS transporter, giving the protein MSSDSYRWVILGLAFLAFGISYMVRMIYPPLIPMMRVALNLTYSESGMLMSGFWIGYVMMQLPAGLVSDKIGVRRIYTVSLTVTGITCILTGFAKSFLDCLAYRFANGLAAGCICAPGSATVMRWFQPKDRAIALSIFQLSVSVGTVIATALSVIVASAFGGWMWTFWIFGIPSLAAAILTLLFLKERPEGASEPDLGKESRLDYGAVLKSLRVWLLCLAGLGGGIIFIGTLTWVPTYLVKIVNLTEAHAGAVSSLMLLLGSFGTPLSGYIADRVIKRRSPMVLIPIFAAGSGCILISIMKPIEMYQTILMFAFVLLSSTMWWIIPSILSEWLPMNILGTASGLLSSMMSLGGVLGPFIFGLVLDLTGSFYHGWFLLGSVAILLASPMALSTSKRFIASMLKH
- a CDS encoding DNRLRE domain-containing protein; this translates as MRVEMESTAYLKAPQVTLIFILTLASSFVSSESHAAILKPTQDGYIDSMQPSVDFSGSNLYVEYYYFKPHSRQRWSFLLFDLSSIPVDSKIESAELHVYAFDVHGTLRVGAYRSMDTAWSEKELYWTQARVASVSRRAADTKQLSNIAWYVFNVSSEVEEALRDRKLTLVLKPDYSEGFEHAASAVFYSSDQPGRFNSPRLEIVYTSPTVTPAQPKGKVTLKLSVEPRKVQVGTDLSIFGDLKIDGSPLKEKTVKIEYSLEGSAWTTISKVETDSDGTFELRWKPEKEGHIRLRATFEDGGYTVEDSIDLEVEVKPTHLNLTYITVAAAATSAVILILGIDIVRRRRGQYRLFEKGVAKPEAEVVVTEAKRLEAPATVPSLKVKVEAEPRYVSTGHRGLDRLLCGGLRHNYVVALTSPSCDEVDLLLHRFLEAGLEAGNSALYVTKRFDIELANKHPKKLYHVICNPQVEVEAKKPNIYRVRGLENLTELNITVARALEDMGETDGRISCIDLLSDILLQHGPAATRKWLLDYVSRMKSRSLTTIATINSKMHPKEELEALLDIFDGQIEIWEKETERGFQRFMRIKRMYNVNYVDETLSIAKTDFL
- the argH gene encoding argininosuccinate lyase translates to MNSSVYRSRLSGEATEQAARFMSSIKEDNRILVDDILGTMAHNLMLYERGIISHQDLKKILAALEELRTLWIQGKVELNQKFEDVHEFIEGYVLEKAGLDVGGKMHTGRSRNDQVALDQRLCLRRELNDISEKILDLIQALLERAAENCDSPMVGYTHTQHAQITTFSHYLLAYVDALFRDLERIRGCYSRINKSPLGSCALAGSSLPLDREMTARLLGFEGLVENSIDGVSSRDFAVEALACSAILMADLSRISEDLILWSSSEFGYVEVADAYSSTSSVMPHKKNPCTLELIRGKTGTVYGGLLGLLTSVKGLMTGYNRDLQEAKKILWTSIDTVKESLEILTPIFKTLKVNRDRMFEVASGSYAQAIDLAEELVGRGLSFREAHRLVGNIVRGLVESKRLLVSLSPEEIGEASQRILGKRVDMTLEDLERIFNPYTSISSRRTLGSPNPEEVNRMVRYRLKRLDDSKRDIKNEVERLERVWKDLLDMVNSIISR
- a CDS encoding CoA-binding protein, which produces MAQSIRGDIKNILSRYRTVAVVGVSRDPLKDSRIVAEYLMSRGYEVIPINPFIDELLGKRCYKTLLDMPEEVAGRIDIVDIFRPAEETTQIVEQAIRLRKMFGRPDVIWMQLGIVNEEAARMAEEAGMVVIMDRCIKIEHSRMKDTTKTWSACRDGVNSIS
- a CDS encoding ROK family protein, with protein sequence MKMIVCVDLGGTNLRVALGISEGRIFNRRMEKVDKSSGPRGIIRQILRMIHSLEKNPERIASINVATAGPLNLKDGSIVNSPHFKFKHIPIVKPLKDTLGVPVYFANDCVAGVIGEKEFGAGRRYSNIVYVTLSSGIGAGVFVDNHLLIGKNGNAHEVGHMTIDHSGKLTCGCGGKGHWEAYCGGDAAANFIKLQLESKPRKDVEASQLYRISGGNLNLLSSIDLFESAKKGDRLALEIVRSMGRLNAIGFANIVNAYDPELITVGGAIAVSNPTLVLGPVKRFIRQYSINRVPRIVLTRLVEDSVLYGSLRLSYYLDQ
- a CDS encoding acyl-CoA dehydrogenase family protein → MDFYLSKKEQDLKIRVYEFASKELASKSMEIDRTGKFPWENVKAMADRGLFGLPFPEEYGGSSFGLVGYCIALEELARACRNTATINLAHTMSAYSIHLFGNDEQKNRFLKPMVEGRILGALAVTERTGGSDVASIRTEAKASGDEYIINGEKSYITNAGEAQVYLVLASTDKSKGAKGLSVFIIEKDTGGLSLGGVEDLTGFRAISNGQILFEDCRVPRENLVGGEGEGLKIALSCIDRGRVGLASIGVGLAQAALDASVEYSKKRSQFGRSLSEFQAVQFMIADIATETEAARLLTYYAASKADRGDRFTVEAAMAKLYSSEAAMRAALKAIQIHGGYGLSRQSPVERMIREAKALAIMEGTSEIQRMVIARGQTKD
- a CDS encoding argininosuccinate synthase, which translates into the protein MEGKGKVVLAYSGGLDSTLIMILLEEKYGFKEVIPVLVDVGQGEDEISIAKERAEKLGKDIVFFDSKMEFTTDYIFKCIKANGTYEGYPIGTSMSRVLIASKVAEVARRVNADAVAHGCTGKGNDQFRMENTFRYYVPEKTIVAPVRELDLSRPKEEEILRQHGVEPQRRRGKLGGDINMWSHSIGSGQVEDLHTQYPEDYLWAVPPEKAPDKPTEMVLTYENGVPTELDGIRDPVQIILELNRVGGENGVGRIDIIEDGILGLKSRELYEAPAATILLATHADLEGLTLTKEQRRLKSELDRLWADMVYHAMWLHPLRKDIDAFIDSTQRYVCGRVRFRLYKGTLEILERDSEKSLFAPEIRSVKKGGFDQREATGAVKLSGLQYQLFREKGR
- a CDS encoding iron-sulfur cluster assembly scaffold protein, giving the protein MYSATVLQHYRNPRNVGKIDDADGIGVYMSDFCGDITKFWIKVSEGRILDVKYRTQGCAASIACGSILTELVKGKTVDEALRITKDDIISALGGLPEAKVHCSVLADDALKDAIRDYLSRNKMHVPEELIEKHERIKPLIEKMEQMGYVLI